One genomic segment of Ricinus communis isolate WT05 ecotype wild-type chromosome 5, ASM1957865v1, whole genome shotgun sequence includes these proteins:
- the LOC8288049 gene encoding aluminum-activated malate transporter 9, with translation MNGKKGSIEINIPSMATKANKQIETEKKAGTGGFSLEAWIRKVWEFAKEDSNRVTFSFKVGLAVLLVSMLILCKAPYDIFGTSIIWSILTVAIMFEYTVGATFNRGFNRALGSLLAGILAIAVAQLALRSGRVAEPIIIGISIFLIGAITSFMKLWPSLVPYEYGFRVILFTYCLIIVSGYRMGNPIRTAMDRLYSIAIGGFVAVLVNVLVFPIWAGEQLHKELVSSFNSVADSLEECVKKYLEDDGLEHPEFSKTVMDEFPDEPAYRRCKSTLNSSAKLESLALAAKWEPPHGRFKHFFYPWSEYVKVGAVLRYCAYEVMALHGVLHSEIQAPYNLRITFQSEILEAATQAAELVRNLGKDISNMHHSLKTMLLKQVHISTERLQRAVDMHSYLLTSHFDPPDTTSKPFSKLSNTLSGIPCDLSNQLHEPDSNCLAKDLDQTNQSTPSGSLAVGQPVESYHEMMRKQSRRLHSWPSREVDAYEEEGGLPVDFVPRMRALESTAALSLATFTSLIIEFVARLDHLVEAVDELSKMAKFKHESV, from the exons ATGAATGGAAAAAAGGGTAGTATCGAAATCAACATTCCATCGATGGCTACCAAAGCCAATAAGCAGATTGAAACTGAAAAGAAAGCTGGAACGGGTGGGTTTTCACTTGAGGCGTGGATTAGGAAAGTATGGGAATTTGCTAAAGAAGATAGCAATAGAGTAACATTCTCATTCAAAGTAGGACTGGCTGTTCTGCTTGTGTCTATGCTGATACTATGCAAAGCGCCTTATGATATCTTTGGCACAAGTATCATCTGGTCTATCCTCACTGTAGCCATCATGTTCGAATATACAGTCG gTGCGACTTTCAACCGAGGATTCAATCGAGCACTTGGAAGCTTGCTTGCAGGAATATTGGCTATTGCAGTTGCCCAGTTAGCTCTTAGAAGCGGCAGAGTAGCTGAGCCTATTATCATTGGAATTAGCATCTTCTTGATCG GGGCTATTACATCATTCATGAAATTATGGCCATCCCTAGTGCCTTATGAGTATGGATTCAGGGTAATACTCTTTACCTACTGCTTGATCATAGTCTCTGGGTATCGCATGGGGAATCCAATTAGAACCGCGATGGATCGCCTCTACTCTATTGCCATTGGAGGGTTTGTAGCAGTACTTGTGAATGTGCTGGTTTTTCCTATATGGGCTGGGGAGCAACTACACAAGGAGCTAGTTAGCAGCTTTAACTCGGTGGCTGACTCTCTTGAAG AGTGTGTAAAGAAATATTTAGAAGATGATGGATTAGAGCATCCAGAATTCTCCAAGACTGTAATGGATGAGTTTCCTGACGAGCCAGCTTACAGAAGATGTAAAAGTACACTAAATTCCTCGGCGAAACTTGAATCTTTG GCATTGGCAGCAAAATGGGAGCCACCACATGGCAGGTTTAAGCACTTCTTCTATCCATGGTCAGAATATGTTAAAGTGGGAGCAGTTCTAAGATATTGTGCTTATGAGGTTATGGCGCTTCATGGTGTCCTACACTCAGAGATTCAG GCGCCTTACAACCTTCGTATCACATTCCAGTCGGAAATTCTAGAAGCAGCTACGCAGGCTGCAGAACTGGTGAGGAACTTGGGCAAAGACATTAGCAATATGCACCATAGCCTCAAAACCATGCTTTTAAAGCAGGTTCACATATCAACTGAGCGACTTCAACGTGCCGTAGACATGCACTCTTATCTACTCACATCTCACTTTGACCCTCCTGACACTACTTCCAAACCATTTTCCAAGTTGTCTAATACTCTTTCTGGGATCCCCTGTGACCTCTCAAATCAACTGCATGAGCCTGACAGCAATTGCTTAGCAAAAGACTTGGATCAAACAAACCAAAGCACGCCGTCAGGATCTCTCGCAGTAGGACAACCTGTGGAGTCTTACCATGAGATGATGAGGAAGCAATCGAGGAGGCTGCATTCATGGCCATCAAGAGAGGTGGACGCGTATGAAGAAGAGGGAGGTCTTCCAGTGGACTTTGTGCCCAGAATGAGGGCATTAGAGAGCACTGCAGCACTATCACTTGCCACATTCACTTCATTGATTATTGAATTTGTTGCTAGGCTTGATCACTTAGTTGAAGCAGTTGATGAGCTTTCAAAGATGGCCAAGTTCAAACATGAGAGTGTATAG
- the LOC8287699 gene encoding uncharacterized protein LOC8287699, whose amino-acid sequence MENKFQNLGFAATCPSNAFKILGSSTLVGGPVAEYCADTVLRLDSPGSSVSCTSQSKGIKRKWNFIDGTMGQHIGSSLSLGLGCSSSSSDSKGSSATACTTMSSAKETDEESSIDLELDFALHLGNEKMSSPKKSANSNLKGLELQPKVDLELSLSTGPSESDVTIIYPSSTSLDFGMEMRHAIYGASSVDEGTISCGWKTGIALLASQDKSFFFNQVPKTSDPISVLPDLSSSVITAPVSSVTCTSGITQRQQPHQRSSNSKLCEVEGCGKGARGASGRCISHGGGRRCQKPGCHKGAEGRTVYCKSHGGGRRCEFLGCTKSAEGRTDFCIAHGGGRRCSSEGCTRAARGKSGLCIRHGGGKRCQKENCTKSAEGLSGLCISHGGGRRCQSLGCTKGAQGSTMFCKAHGGGKRCTAPGCTKGAEGSTPFCKGHGGGKRCAFQGGGVCTKSVHGGTNFCVAHGGGKRCAVPECTKSARGRTDFCVRHGGGKRCKNEGCGKSAQGSTDFCKAHGGGKRCSWGHPGSEYGVQPTAPCNSFARGKKGLCALHSGLVQDKRVHGGATLGPIIQEPKSIQTEKMKEVMIAEDMNVDNLGSSMGASSSKSTDLKHFGVPNAHIPAGEAGMSSMPVFVPEGRVHGGSLMAMLAGDSSVGSSSNLVVAGNPSDPRKTYMVPQSWM is encoded by the coding sequence ATGGAGAACAAATTCCAGAACTTGGGTTTTGCTGCTACTTGTCCATCAAATGCATTCAAAATTTTGGGTAGTTCGACGCTAGTTGGAGGACCTGTGGCTGAATATTGTGCAGATACTGTCTTACGTCTTGATTCCCCTGGTTCTTCAGTCAGTTGCACATCTCAATCAAAGGGAATTAAACGAAAATGGAATTTTATAGACGGAACCATGGGTCAGCATATTGGCTCTTCTTTGTCTCTTGGATTGGGCTGCTCATCAAGTTCCTCTGACAGTAAGGGGAGCTCAGCAACTGCTTGCACTACAATGTCTTCAGCCAAAGAAACTGATGAGGAGTCATCAATAGATCTTGAGTTGGACTTTGCCCTCCATCTTGGCAATGAGAAGATGTCCAGTCCAAAGAAATCTGCTAATTCCAATCTTAAAGGACTAGAATTGCAGCCCAAAGTTGATTTGGAGTTGAGTCTTTCTACAGGGCCTTCTGAATCTGATGTTACTATCATCTATCCAAGCTCCACTTCTCTTGACTTTGGCATGGAGATGCGACATGCTATTTATGGGGCTTCAAGTGTGGATGAAGGAACAATATCATGTGGTTGGAAAACAGGGATTGCATTACTTGCTTCGCAGGACAAAAGCTTCTTCTTCAACCAGGTTCCAAAAACTTCTGATCCTATTTCTGTTCTTCCAGACCTTTCATCAAGTGTGATAACAGCACCAGTAAGTTCAGTCACCTGTACTTCTGGGATAACTCAGCGGCAACAGCCACATCAACGCAGCTCTAATTCCAAGTTGTGTGAGGTTGAGGGATGTGGAAAGGGAGCCAGAGGTGCTTCTGGCCGCTGTATTTCTCATGGTGGTGGGCGAAGGTGTCAGAAACCAGGCTGCCACAAGGGAGCAGAAGGCCGGACTGTGTACTGCAAGTCCCATGGAGGTGGTCGGAGGTGTGAGTTCCTTGGTTGCACAAAAAGTGCAGAAGGTCGCACAGATTTTTGTATTGCACATGGTGGCGGTCGACGATGCAGCAGTGAAGGTTGCACTCGAGCTGCAAGAGGGAAATCAGGATTGTGTATTAGGCATGGTGGGGGAAAGAGATGTCAGAAAGAAAATTGCACAAAAAGTGCTGAAGGCCTATCTGGCCTTTGCATTTCCCATGGAGGCGGTCGTCGATGCCAATCATTGGGATGTACAAAAGGGGCTCAAGGTAGCACTATGTTTTGCAAAGCACATGGTGGTGGTAAACGCTGCACAGCTCCAGGATGCACCAAGGGTGCTGAAGGGAGCACACCTTTTTGTAAGGGCCATGGTGGAGGGAAAAGGTGTGCTTTCCAAGGTGGTGGTGTTTGTACGAAGAGTGTTCACGGAGGGACCAACTTCTGTGTTGCACATGGGGGTGGCAAGAGGTGTGCTGTACCTGAGTGCACAAAGAGTGCAAGAGGGCGAACAGATTTTTGCGTCCGTCATGGTGGTGGAAAGAGATGCAAGAATGAAGGGTGTGGCAAAAGCGCCCAGGGTAGCACAGATTTTTGCAAGGCCCATGGTGGAGGGAAGAGATGCTCTTGGGGCCATCCTGGCTCAGAATATGGTGTCCAGCCTACTGCTCCTTGTAATTCATTTGCAAGGGGTAAGAAGGGTCTCTGTGCACTTCATAGTGGCCTGGTGCAAGATAAGAGGGTCCATGGTGGTGCCACCTTGGGACCCATCATCCAGGAGCCCAAAAGTATTCAGACTGAGAAGATGAAAGAAGTTATGATTGCTGAGGATATGAATGTTGATAATTTAGGGTCTAGTATGGGGGCTTCATCAAGCAAATCAACTGATTTGAAACATTTTGGAGTTCCAAATGCCCATATCCCTGCTGGGGAAGCAGGCATGTCATCAATGCCAGTCTTTGTACCAGAAGGCAGGGTTCATGGTGGCAGTTTGATGGCAATGCTGGCAGGCGATTCCAGCGTTGGCTCAAGCAGCAACCTCGTTGTAGCTGGCAATCCATCAGACCCCAGAAAAACTTACATGGTGCCTCAGAGCTGGATGTAA